In one window of Deltaproteobacteria bacterium DNA:
- a CDS encoding LysR family transcriptional regulator, producing MADFNGVLAFVRVVDVGSFRGAAKELGLPKSNVSRKVQDLEDRLGARLLERTTRRLRLTEVGAAYYRQVAPAVSALQRAERTVDELQTEPRGQLRISVPVALGHLFFGALVAEYMRQYPALTIAVDLSDRAVNIIEEGFDLALRAGHLPDSSLVARRLGEARVQLFASPAYLQARGIPRHPTDLLQHHCLVYAATASPQSWAFQDRRRQLQVAVEPRAVANSFFVLRELALADQGIARMPGFIGARLAAEGRLRTVLEPFEPPPTPLSLLFPSARHLSPKVKSFVDFLSARFTPPPWDPLEATRGPAPAGVAPT from the coding sequence ATGGCCGATTTCAACGGAGTCCTCGCCTTCGTTCGGGTAGTGGACGTCGGAAGCTTCCGGGGGGCCGCGAAGGAGCTCGGACTCCCCAAGTCGAACGTCAGCCGCAAGGTGCAGGACCTGGAGGACCGCCTCGGCGCGCGACTGCTCGAGCGCACGACGCGGCGGCTCCGCCTGACCGAGGTGGGCGCGGCCTACTACCGCCAGGTCGCCCCCGCCGTCAGCGCGCTCCAGCGAGCCGAGCGAACCGTCGACGAGCTGCAGACCGAGCCGCGCGGCCAGCTCCGCATCAGCGTCCCGGTGGCGCTCGGTCACCTCTTCTTCGGCGCGCTGGTAGCGGAGTACATGCGCCAGTACCCGGCCCTGACCATCGCCGTGGATCTCTCCGACCGCGCCGTGAACATCATCGAGGAAGGCTTCGACCTCGCGCTACGGGCGGGACACCTGCCCGACTCATCCCTCGTGGCGCGCCGCCTGGGAGAGGCGCGCGTGCAGCTCTTCGCGAGCCCGGCCTACCTGCAGGCCCGAGGGATCCCGCGACACCCGACCGACCTGCTGCAACACCACTGCCTGGTCTACGCGGCCACCGCGAGCCCCCAGAGCTGGGCCTTCCAGGACCGCCGGCGGCAGCTCCAGGTCGCGGTCGAGCCCCGGGCCGTCGCCAACAGCTTCTTCGTGCTGCGCGAGCTGGCCCTCGCCGACCAAGGGATCGCGCGGATGCCCGGCTTCATCGGCGCCCGACTCGCCGCCGAGGGTCGGCTGCGCACGGTGCTCGAACCTTTCGAGCCTCCGCCGACGCCGCTCAGCCTGCTCTTCCCCAGCGCACGCCACCTGTCGCCGAAGGTGAAGTCCTTCGTCGACTTCCTGAGCGCACGCTTCACGCCGCCACCATGGGATCCACTCGAGGCCACGCGCGGCCCGGCGCCCGCCGGAGTCGCCCCGACGTAA
- a CDS encoding phosphatase PAP2 family protein, protein MPASAAGSAPAAFDCPLSGLGEFCRRNDVRLAEAMWLLAHLFFDLMIVAAWALRGLPQAPRYLALNMATMTAILLLRPAMRRAERGFFWIARQWYPISFFTLFFLECGALVPAIHPREYDAQVAGLDFALFGDLPARFMAWIHHPALSEYLQICYAVYYFLPIIAGIQMMRRLGTKPLADGIAIISIAFYGSYATYFLIPVVGPRFFPPYHEGLSGLWTFDAIRNCLAAGEGRMHDCMPSAHTSITLLTLFFAWRSHRPTFWALLPIASGLIFSTVYLRYHYVVDVIAAVPFTYAAVRLGGVLVRRWDRLRGARDEPRFLPDPT, encoded by the coding sequence ATGCCCGCGTCCGCCGCAGGAAGCGCGCCGGCGGCCTTCGACTGCCCGCTCTCCGGGCTGGGGGAGTTCTGCCGGCGCAACGACGTGCGCCTGGCCGAGGCGATGTGGCTCCTGGCCCACCTCTTCTTCGACCTGATGATCGTCGCCGCCTGGGCGCTCCGCGGCCTGCCGCAGGCCCCCCGCTACCTTGCGCTCAACATGGCGACGATGACGGCCATCCTGCTCTTACGCCCCGCGATGCGGCGCGCTGAGCGCGGCTTCTTCTGGATCGCGCGCCAGTGGTACCCGATCTCCTTCTTCACCCTGTTCTTCCTCGAGTGTGGCGCCCTCGTGCCGGCCATTCACCCGCGCGAGTACGACGCCCAGGTGGCGGGCCTGGACTTCGCCCTCTTCGGCGACCTTCCGGCCCGCTTCATGGCCTGGATTCACCACCCCGCCCTCTCCGAGTACCTTCAGATCTGCTACGCCGTGTACTACTTCCTCCCGATCATCGCGGGCATCCAGATGATGCGGCGCCTCGGCACGAAGCCCCTCGCCGACGGGATCGCGATCATCTCGATCGCCTTCTATGGCTCGTATGCGACGTACTTCTTGATTCCCGTGGTCGGCCCGCGCTTCTTTCCCCCCTACCACGAAGGCCTCTCGGGGCTCTGGACCTTCGACGCGATTCGGAACTGCCTGGCCGCCGGTGAGGGGCGCATGCACGACTGCATGCCGAGCGCCCACACGAGCATCACGCTCCTCACGCTCTTCTTCGCCTGGCGCTCGCACCGCCCCACGTTCTGGGCCCTGCTCCCCATCGCCTCGGGCCTCATCTTCTCGACGGTGTACCTCCGCTATCACTACGTCGTGGACGTCATCGCCGCGGTGCCGTTCACCTACGCGGCCGTCCGCCTCGGCGGCGTGCTGGTCCGCAGGTGGGATCGCCTCCGCGGCGCTCGGGACGAGCCCAGGTTCCTGCCCGACCCGACCTGA
- a CDS encoding sigma-70 family RNA polymerase sigma factor codes for MHASSVRGRGSPLSTAETTPAGISHASLFLAALRPPLREQFEATPALEARLTQGLAACRAAWTTFSVEPDRFLPYLAERIDDGTLAEEALDPSRLEELYLACACAQGDSQAIASLEARFLTGLGPPLRRLALSDAAIEEATQALREQLFVAHGEERPLVASYSGRGSLGAWVRVIAIRTALKLLRRGQREIPVEEEVLQALPLPEEDPELGLLKRFYRSEFKEAFAEALASLPPRELVVLQQHYLDGLTTYQLGELYRVHQTTVARWLTKARDTLLAQTRETLMQRLRVGDEECESILRLITSHFEITLQFFLDR; via the coding sequence ATGCATGCCTCGAGCGTTCGAGGCCGAGGATCGCCCCTGTCCACCGCAGAGACCACGCCAGCCGGCATCTCGCACGCCAGCCTCTTTCTGGCCGCGCTGCGCCCGCCGCTTCGCGAGCAGTTCGAGGCCACGCCAGCCCTCGAGGCGCGGCTGACGCAGGGCCTCGCCGCCTGCCGCGCCGCGTGGACCACCTTCTCCGTGGAACCCGACCGCTTTCTCCCCTACCTGGCCGAGCGCATCGACGACGGAACCCTGGCCGAGGAGGCCCTCGACCCGTCACGCCTCGAGGAGCTCTACCTCGCGTGCGCCTGCGCGCAGGGAGACAGCCAGGCCATCGCCTCCTTGGAGGCGCGCTTCCTGACCGGACTCGGCCCGCCCCTCCGCCGGCTGGCGCTCTCCGACGCGGCGATCGAGGAGGCGACGCAGGCGCTCCGCGAGCAGCTCTTCGTCGCGCACGGCGAGGAGCGCCCGCTCGTCGCCAGCTACTCCGGGCGGGGCTCGCTCGGGGCGTGGGTGCGCGTGATCGCGATCCGGACCGCGCTGAAGCTGCTGCGCCGAGGCCAGCGGGAGATCCCGGTCGAGGAGGAGGTGCTCCAGGCCCTCCCGCTCCCCGAGGAGGATCCGGAGCTCGGCCTGCTGAAGCGCTTCTATCGCTCCGAGTTCAAGGAAGCCTTCGCCGAGGCGCTCGCGTCGCTCCCGCCGCGCGAGCTGGTCGTCCTGCAGCAGCACTACCTGGACGGGCTCACGACCTATCAGCTCGGAGAGCTCTATCGCGTGCACCAGACCACCGTGGCGCGGTGGTTGACCAAGGCCCGCGACACACTCCTGGCGCAGACGCGCGAGACCCTCATGCAGCGCCTGCGGGTGGGGGACGAGGAGTGCGAGAGCATCCTGCGCCTCATCACCAGCCACTTCGAGATCACCCTCCAGTTTTTTCTGGACCGCTGA
- a CDS encoding nucleotide-binding protein, with translation MSGTVLEAFPAAGYTYLRLKATEGEIWAAVMKAEIKKGAVVRVTNASLMRNFASRTLNRTFPAIYFGTLGDGAGAAVAQAPASPGTPPKGAPAASGPKGPRLPKAEGPTGRTVAEVFAQKDQLKEKPVAVRARVTKFNAKILGRNWLHVEDGTGSAAGKDGDLTVTTADLAEVGDVVLLRGVVRVGKDFGAGYSYPVMVEGAKLEPAKR, from the coding sequence GTGTCCGGCACCGTGCTCGAGGCCTTCCCCGCGGCCGGGTACACCTATCTGCGGCTCAAGGCGACCGAGGGCGAGATCTGGGCCGCGGTGATGAAGGCCGAGATCAAGAAAGGGGCGGTCGTGCGCGTGACGAACGCGTCGCTCATGCGGAACTTCGCCAGCCGGACCCTGAACCGCACCTTCCCGGCGATCTACTTCGGCACGCTCGGCGACGGTGCGGGGGCTGCCGTGGCGCAGGCCCCCGCTTCGCCGGGGACACCGCCCAAGGGCGCTCCCGCTGCGAGCGGGCCCAAGGGGCCTCGGCTGCCGAAGGCCGAGGGCCCGACGGGGCGCACCGTGGCGGAGGTCTTCGCGCAGAAGGATCAGCTGAAGGAGAAGCCGGTCGCCGTGCGCGCGCGTGTGACGAAGTTCAACGCCAAGATTCTCGGCCGCAACTGGCTCCACGTCGAGGACGGTACGGGGAGCGCCGCTGGAAAGGACGGGGACCTCACTGTCACGACGGCCGACTTGGCGGAGGTGGGGGACGTGGTGCTCCTGCGCGGCGTGGTGCGCGTCGGCAAGGACTTCGGCGCGGGCTACAGCTACCCCGTCATGGTCGAGGGGGCCAAGCTCGAGCCCGCCAAGCGCTAG
- a CDS encoding glutathione S-transferase family protein, whose protein sequence is MALRLYYNSASQHSRRDQVAVIELGLDVELKPVDFMKGEHKAPDFLAHNPNGKVPLLEHDGLWLWESNAIMAYLADLRPERGLYPTEPRARADVNRWLFWEAAHFGPACLRLTWERVMKPTFMKQDPNPVLVADGEQNLQRFAAVLDSQLAGKEYVTGRLSIADFALASVLAYRVPARMELGAFPQLRGWLGRIEARESWKQTAPRF, encoded by the coding sequence GTGGCGCTGCGTCTCTACTACAACTCCGCTTCCCAGCACTCCCGACGGGATCAGGTGGCCGTGATCGAGCTCGGTCTCGACGTGGAGCTCAAGCCCGTGGACTTCATGAAGGGCGAGCACAAGGCGCCCGACTTCCTCGCGCACAACCCGAACGGCAAGGTGCCGCTCCTCGAGCACGACGGACTGTGGCTCTGGGAGTCGAACGCGATCATGGCCTACCTCGCCGACCTGCGGCCCGAGCGGGGGCTCTATCCGACGGAGCCGCGGGCGCGCGCCGACGTGAACCGCTGGCTCTTCTGGGAGGCGGCGCACTTCGGGCCGGCCTGCCTGCGCCTGACCTGGGAGCGCGTCATGAAGCCCACGTTCATGAAGCAGGACCCGAACCCGGTGCTCGTGGCCGACGGAGAGCAGAACCTGCAGCGCTTCGCGGCGGTGCTGGACAGCCAGCTCGCCGGCAAGGAGTACGTCACCGGGCGGCTGTCGATCGCGGACTTCGCCCTCGCGTCGGTTCTTGCCTATCGCGTACCCGCGCGCATGGAGCTCGGGGCATTCCCGCAGCTACGCGGCTGGCTGGGGCGCATCGAGGCGCGCGAGAGCTGGAAGCAGACGGCGCCGCGTTTCTAA
- a CDS encoding protein kinase: MDLLDGRLSAEVTEEVERHISRCPECRRLLSALTKATIADSKAPSPPGPRSAGSAEGPDATPVADRATAFAPGTTVDGFLVLRWIGAGGMGEVYLARDLKLGRKVALKLIRPARLGSPAVVERFLSEARLTATFSHPHIVTLYSLGEHEGQPYAALEYVEGDTLQQRLGEERLGPAQCVRIGLAIAEALAEAHRHGILHRDLKPANIMLAKDGRLRVLDFGLAKALQEASAAVPDTALFGSPLYMAPEQWRVERCTTATDLWAWGVIFYRMLEGRLPYQATSLSGQRELVLGGGRPPLGSGETVPPDVLERMFQCLSTEPSARPSAEEVVETLKRAALGRRASTPAAPSPFRGLLPFAERHAASFFGREREVAALLERLRDEPLLTIAGPSGAGKSSFVQAGLIPGLRESGRWTVLGLRPGREPFLALAERLVHGESSGGGSGSSPEEARQLAEELRETPSALGLWLQRLALREGSRVVLFVDQLEELFTQGADEVVRRSFVQALLTAADDPAAPVRVLLTIRDDFLYRLVESSESAEALERVTFLRLPDESALRELLVRPLEVHGYRFEDPELANEMVADVRGESACLPLLQFAAQALWEERDEERRLLLRERYRELGGVVGALAHHADSVLSGLSAGEVGLARELLLRLVSAEGTRRVLPQDEVLEGLAEGASEVLRRLVQARLLTVRKAPASDPGRAELELVHEALIRVWTRLARWVEESREGFALLAELRQAAELWERRGRRDEEVWQGQAIQDALRAVERRPAPVSSQVSRFLEAGLKKARARRRRRRAASVAAGGLLLVVALASLTVAWALHRARRTAEEERRLAVEQRSSARHRLAEALQRSATLALLRGAPLEARVKLRSSLELEDAMPSRALLRQLDAEPLLWKQEVGSVAHDLAFSPDGRRLAVATHGKTIQLFEVETGAGRVLRGHADQVLSLAFSRDGRLLASGSWSGEVRLWELASGQAKLLVGHQGAVFGVAFRPDGELLASAGADGLVRLWDPRAPGAARVLRGPGRGSRSVVFSPDGRTLAVVGAKGVVHLWEPRSGTLRRTLRSGAVELRQLAFSPDGRWLAGGGSDQRVHVWDARSEAEEPAFALPGHGGTVASVSFSPDGRTLASGSYDQSIRLWDLETRVLLRQLEGHGSIVLGVRFSPDGSRLASCSYDQTVRLWRLGGTPDPRLEGHTGGVLGLAFSPDGRRIASGGADRSVRLWDVSRGAPTRVLRGHENTVSGVSFAADGQRLATASYDGTVRLWDARSGAEQERLLGHRDKVRGVAFGPGGTRLASYGEDRTIRVWELGGGPPRGVRLPRTLDGHAGTVFSASFSADGRWLASASADRTVRVWDLASGACRAVLRGHSRAVWGVGFSPDGSQLVSSGEDGTVRLWNRTGTRSRVLLHEGLRFYWLAFHPDGGRVGVAASDGTVRIVQLATGRTVALKGHRGEVAVVRFSPDGAQAVTSGDDGTVRLWDATSGRPVWRTALVRSSPPELRVLGGGEVLLTEGAKERRVRVTREPGLTAAARVEEGFALGFEDGTIDLAPAEDGARRPRTRFERGTAGSPVLRLIPGPRETLVVGHASGLVALWDLRTGVRLEELRLHGAVQHLSLVGSRLQGASELGDARSWDLGLYALPYCELLVRVWREVPLRAEGPAFVLQPVPPDHPCRPR, from the coding sequence GTGGACCTTCTCGACGGGCGGCTCTCGGCCGAGGTCACCGAGGAGGTCGAGCGCCACATCTCTCGCTGCCCCGAGTGCCGGCGGCTGCTCTCGGCGCTGACCAAGGCCACCATCGCCGATTCGAAGGCGCCGTCCCCGCCCGGCCCACGGAGCGCTGGCTCGGCAGAGGGCCCCGATGCGACGCCGGTTGCCGACCGCGCCACGGCCTTCGCCCCCGGGACCACGGTGGATGGGTTTCTCGTCCTGCGCTGGATCGGCGCGGGCGGCATGGGCGAGGTCTACCTCGCCCGGGACCTGAAGCTCGGACGCAAGGTCGCGCTCAAGCTCATCCGGCCGGCTCGTCTCGGCTCTCCGGCGGTGGTCGAGCGCTTCCTCTCCGAGGCGCGCTTGACGGCCACGTTCAGTCACCCCCACATCGTGACGCTCTACTCTCTCGGCGAGCACGAAGGACAGCCCTACGCGGCGCTCGAGTACGTCGAGGGGGACACGCTGCAGCAGCGGCTCGGCGAGGAGCGGCTGGGCCCGGCGCAGTGCGTGCGCATCGGGCTGGCCATCGCGGAGGCGCTGGCCGAGGCGCACCGGCACGGGATCCTGCATCGCGATCTGAAGCCGGCGAACATCATGCTGGCCAAGGACGGTCGGCTGCGCGTGCTGGACTTCGGGCTGGCCAAGGCGCTGCAGGAGGCCTCCGCGGCCGTTCCCGACACCGCGCTCTTCGGCTCTCCGCTCTACATGGCCCCCGAGCAGTGGCGCGTCGAACGGTGCACGACGGCGACGGACCTCTGGGCCTGGGGCGTGATCTTTTACCGCATGCTCGAGGGGCGTCTGCCCTACCAGGCGACCTCGCTCTCGGGTCAGCGCGAGCTCGTGCTCGGCGGCGGGCGCCCACCCCTCGGCAGCGGCGAGACCGTGCCCCCGGACGTTCTAGAACGGATGTTCCAATGCCTCAGCACGGAGCCCAGCGCCCGGCCCTCCGCCGAGGAGGTGGTGGAGACGCTGAAACGCGCGGCCCTCGGCCGGCGAGCCAGCACCCCCGCGGCGCCGAGCCCCTTCCGCGGGCTCTTGCCCTTCGCGGAGCGGCACGCGGCCAGCTTCTTCGGGCGCGAGCGGGAGGTGGCGGCCCTGCTCGAGCGCCTGCGCGACGAGCCTCTGCTGACCATCGCGGGGCCCTCCGGGGCCGGCAAGAGCTCCTTCGTGCAGGCTGGCCTCATCCCGGGGTTGCGCGAGAGCGGTCGGTGGACGGTGCTCGGCCTTCGCCCCGGCCGCGAGCCGTTTCTCGCGCTCGCCGAGCGGCTGGTCCACGGCGAGAGCTCGGGGGGCGGCTCGGGCTCGAGCCCCGAGGAGGCGCGGCAGCTCGCCGAGGAGCTGCGGGAGACGCCGTCGGCGCTCGGGCTCTGGCTCCAGCGGCTCGCCCTGCGGGAGGGAAGCCGCGTGGTGCTCTTCGTCGACCAGCTCGAGGAGCTCTTCACCCAGGGGGCCGACGAAGTGGTGCGCCGGAGCTTCGTGCAGGCCCTCTTGACGGCGGCCGACGATCCGGCAGCGCCGGTGCGCGTGCTGCTCACGATTCGCGACGACTTCCTCTACCGCCTGGTGGAGAGCTCCGAGAGCGCGGAGGCCCTCGAGCGGGTGACCTTCCTTCGGCTGCCCGACGAGAGCGCGCTGCGGGAGCTCCTCGTGCGGCCGCTCGAGGTGCATGGCTACCGCTTCGAGGACCCGGAGCTCGCAAACGAGATGGTGGCGGACGTGCGGGGCGAGTCGGCCTGCCTGCCGCTCCTGCAGTTTGCGGCGCAGGCGCTGTGGGAGGAGCGGGACGAGGAGCGGAGGCTCCTTCTGCGCGAGCGCTATCGCGAGCTCGGGGGCGTGGTCGGCGCTCTCGCGCATCACGCCGACAGCGTGCTGAGCGGCCTGTCGGCGGGCGAGGTCGGGCTGGCCCGGGAGCTCCTGCTGCGTCTGGTGAGCGCTGAGGGGACGCGGCGGGTCCTTCCGCAGGACGAGGTGCTTGAGGGGCTCGCGGAGGGAGCGAGCGAGGTCCTGCGTCGCCTGGTCCAGGCGCGGCTGCTGACGGTGCGCAAGGCCCCGGCGAGCGATCCGGGCCGGGCGGAGCTCGAGCTGGTGCACGAGGCGCTGATCCGGGTCTGGACCCGCCTCGCGCGCTGGGTGGAGGAGAGCCGCGAGGGCTTCGCGCTGCTCGCGGAGCTCCGTCAGGCGGCGGAGCTCTGGGAGAGGCGAGGGCGGCGCGACGAGGAGGTCTGGCAGGGGCAAGCCATCCAGGACGCGCTGCGGGCGGTCGAGCGACGCCCCGCGCCCGTTTCGAGCCAGGTCTCTCGCTTCCTCGAGGCCGGGTTGAAGAAGGCGCGCGCACGGCGGCGGCGACGGCGGGCCGCGTCGGTCGCGGCCGGGGGGCTGCTCCTCGTCGTGGCCCTCGCCTCGCTGACGGTGGCCTGGGCGCTCCATCGGGCCAGGCGCACCGCCGAGGAGGAGCGGCGGCTCGCGGTGGAGCAGCGGAGCTCGGCGCGTCATCGCCTCGCCGAGGCGCTGCAGAGGAGCGCGACCCTGGCGCTCTTGCGTGGAGCTCCGCTCGAGGCGCGCGTCAAGCTACGAAGCTCCCTCGAGCTCGAGGACGCGATGCCGAGTCGCGCCCTCCTGCGGCAGCTCGACGCGGAGCCGCTGCTCTGGAAGCAGGAGGTCGGCTCCGTGGCCCACGACCTGGCCTTCTCCCCCGACGGACGGCGGCTGGCCGTCGCCACCCACGGCAAAACGATCCAGCTCTTCGAGGTGGAGACGGGCGCGGGGCGCGTCTTGCGCGGACACGCGGACCAGGTGCTGAGTCTGGCCTTCTCCCGCGACGGAAGGCTTCTCGCCTCGGGGAGCTGGTCGGGAGAGGTGCGCCTCTGGGAGCTGGCGAGCGGTCAGGCGAAGCTCCTCGTCGGGCATCAGGGGGCGGTATTCGGCGTCGCGTTCCGGCCCGACGGCGAGCTCCTCGCCTCCGCCGGTGCGGACGGCCTCGTCCGTCTCTGGGATCCGCGCGCTCCGGGGGCGGCGCGGGTGCTGCGCGGGCCGGGGCGCGGGAGCCGCAGCGTGGTCTTCTCCCCCGACGGGCGCACGCTCGCCGTGGTCGGCGCGAAAGGGGTCGTCCACCTCTGGGAGCCGCGCTCGGGGACGCTGCGACGCACGCTCCGCTCGGGCGCGGTGGAGCTGCGGCAGCTCGCCTTCAGCCCCGATGGTCGGTGGCTGGCGGGGGGCGGCTCGGATCAGCGCGTGCACGTTTGGGACGCTCGTTCCGAGGCCGAGGAGCCGGCGTTCGCGCTGCCGGGGCACGGCGGCACGGTGGCCTCGGTCAGCTTCAGTCCCGACGGGCGCACGCTCGCTTCGGGGAGCTACGACCAGTCGATCCGCCTCTGGGATCTCGAGACGCGCGTGCTCCTGCGCCAGCTCGAGGGTCACGGGTCGATCGTCCTCGGCGTGCGCTTCAGCCCCGATGGCTCGAGGCTCGCTTCGTGCAGCTACGACCAGACCGTGCGCCTCTGGCGGCTCGGCGGAACGCCGGACCCGCGGCTCGAGGGGCACACGGGCGGCGTCCTCGGCCTGGCCTTCAGCCCCGACGGCCGGCGCATCGCCTCGGGGGGCGCGGACCGATCGGTGCGGCTCTGGGACGTTTCGCGTGGAGCTCCCACGCGCGTGCTGCGGGGCCACGAGAACACGGTGTCGGGCGTCAGCTTCGCTGCGGACGGCCAGCGTCTCGCCACGGCCAGCTACGACGGCACGGTGCGCCTGTGGGACGCGCGGTCGGGCGCGGAGCAAGAACGCCTGCTCGGGCATCGGGACAAGGTCCGGGGTGTCGCCTTCGGCCCGGGCGGCACGCGGCTCGCTTCGTACGGCGAGGACCGGACGATCCGCGTGTGGGAGCTCGGCGGCGGCCCCCCCCGCGGGGTGCGGTTGCCGCGTACGCTCGACGGGCATGCCGGGACCGTCTTCTCGGCGAGCTTCAGCGCCGACGGGCGGTGGCTGGCGAGCGCCAGCGCGGATCGGACCGTTCGCGTCTGGGACCTCGCGAGCGGAGCGTGCCGGGCGGTGCTGCGAGGCCACAGCCGGGCGGTGTGGGGGGTAGGCTTCAGCCCCGACGGCTCGCAGCTCGTCTCGAGCGGCGAGGATGGGACGGTTCGTCTCTGGAACAGGACCGGGACGCGCAGCCGCGTGCTCCTCCACGAGGGGCTGCGGTTCTACTGGCTCGCCTTCCATCCCGATGGTGGGCGCGTCGGCGTGGCCGCTTCGGACGGCACGGTGCGGATCGTCCAGCTCGCGACCGGGCGGACCGTGGCGCTCAAGGGGCACCGCGGAGAGGTGGCGGTGGTGCGCTTCAGTCCCGACGGCGCCCAGGCCGTGACGAGCGGCGACGATGGCACCGTGCGGCTGTGGGATGCGACGAGCGGCAGGCCCGTTTGGAGGACCGCGCTCGTGCGCTCTTCGCCGCCGGAGCTCCGCGTGCTCGGCGGGGGCGAGGTCCTGCTCACGGAAGGTGCGAAGGAGCGTCGGGTGCGCGTCACGCGAGAGCCGGGGCTGACCGCTGCCGCGCGGGTGGAGGAGGGCTTCGCGCTCGGCTTCGAGGACGGAACGATCGATCTCGCGCCCGCAGAGGACGGCGCGAGGCGGCCCCGCACGCGCTTCGAACGGGGGACCGCGGGCTCTCCGGTGCTGCGGCTGATCCCCGGACCGAGGGAGACACTGGTCGTGGGCCACGCGAGCGGGCTCGTCGCGCTGTGGGATCTCCGGACCGGCGTGCGGCTGGAGGAGCTCCGTCTGCACGGCGCCGTGCAGCACCTGTCCCTCGTGGGATCGAGGCTCCAGGGGGCGAGCGAGCTCGGGGACGCGCGGAGCTGGGATCTCGGCCTCTACGCGCTGCCTTACTGCGAGCTCCTGGTGCGGGTCTGGCGCGAGGTGCCTCTGCGTGCGGAGGGTCCGGCGTTCGTGCTCCAGCCTGTGCCCCCCGATCATCCCTGTCGGCCGCGGTAG